Proteins from one Hyperolius riggenbachi isolate aHypRig1 chromosome 2, aHypRig1.pri, whole genome shotgun sequence genomic window:
- the LOC137544020 gene encoding indolethylamine N-methyltransferase-like: MSTESTSDKKSYHDKALKPKDFVETHFSHGQVPMIEECVVFPVRELHRMASKGLLKGSKLLDFSTGATVFQLLPLAKTFKDIYVVEVSKDHMEHFQAWLDKSENATDWSHASKRLCQLDGNREDWKEKEEDLRKAVRGVVTWENYKTTPLDPKVIPEVDCVLSVYMLNTASETKEEFQSILKNLVSRLKVHGQLVLFTVIDMSFYKVNEHRFSIMPLDEKTVQESVINAGMVIKQSGLMKAAEPNDLVDYSGVYYILADKVSE, translated from the exons ATGAGTACCGAATCTACCAGTGATAAGAAGAGTTACCATGATAAAGCCTTAAAGCCAAAGGACTTTGTCGAGACTCATTTTTCTCATGGGCAGGTGCCTATGATTGAAGAGTGTGTGGTTTTCCCTGTGAGGGAACTGCACAGGATGGCTTCAAAAG GGTTACTGAAGGGATCAAAGTTGCTTGACTTCAGCACCGGAGCAACAGTGTTTCAGTTATTACCACTTGCCAAAACATTCAAGGATATCTATGTGGTTGAAGTCTCAAAGGACCACATGGAACACTTTCAAGCGTGGCTGGATAAAAGTGAAAACGCTACTGACTGGTCACATGCCTCCAAACGTCTCTGCCAGTTAGATGGAAACAG GGAAGAttggaaggagaaggaggaggatttgAGAAAAGCGGTTCGAGGGGTCGTCACATGGGAGAACTACAAAACAACCCCTTTAGATCCTAAAGTGATACCAGAGGTTGATTGCGTGCTCAGTGTCTATATGTTAAATACTGCCAGTGAGACAAAGGAAGAATTCCAGAGCATCCTGAAAAATCTTGTTTCCCGACTGAAGGTTCATGGTCAGCTAGTCCTGTTTACAGTGATTGACATGTCCTTCTACAAGGTAAATGAGCACCGCTTTTCCATCATGCCCTTGGATGAGAAAACGGTGCAAGAGTCAGTGATTAATGCAGGGATGGTAATAAAACAGTCAGGCTTGATGAAAGCTGCAGAACCCAATGACTTAGTTGACTACagtggtgtgtattatatcctggCTGATAAAGTCTCAGAGTAA